One Mycobacteroides abscessus ATCC 19977 genomic window carries:
- a CDS encoding alpha/beta hydrolase gives MVSVRARAFIAAARLQRKKSFYATAAGMRRRLSAHQSAARCEPPRSVRRHRRITRHEVQGHSCYTLHPDGRWDGLHVFHLHGGGFVEQPEKHHWRFADNLVGALGCRYSMFMYPLAPEHDHREITAVSRRAYREMMADTPQSGRVLFGDSAGGSLSLGITQELRDRGEAQPACIALFSPWLNMAVDHELSQVIEPHDPELGLAGLQQAGRWYAADRPLDDPELSPEHANLAGIAALSIFIGTRDILLPDALLLHFNACTVGTTSRLQIYDGMFHNWAMKPIPEAHRARRQLIEFLAESTRAAALSEKEQTHHDRSDNRRDHRNRPTARHRELDVEADRSRG, from the coding sequence TCAGAGCGCCGCCCGCTGCGAGCCGCCACGGTCGGTGCGGCGCCATCGCCGAATCACCCGCCATGAGGTTCAGGGGCATTCCTGTTACACCCTGCATCCCGACGGCCGCTGGGACGGTTTGCATGTCTTTCATCTTCACGGTGGCGGTTTCGTCGAGCAGCCAGAGAAGCATCACTGGCGGTTCGCGGACAACCTCGTCGGCGCTCTTGGCTGCCGCTACAGCATGTTCATGTACCCACTTGCTCCCGAACACGATCATCGCGAAATCACCGCCGTGAGCCGCCGTGCCTATCGCGAAATGATGGCCGATACTCCGCAAAGCGGTCGGGTGTTGTTCGGCGACTCTGCCGGTGGCAGCCTCTCACTGGGCATCACGCAGGAACTTCGGGACCGTGGCGAGGCGCAGCCTGCCTGCATAGCGCTGTTCTCGCCCTGGCTGAACATGGCCGTCGACCACGAGCTGTCGCAGGTCATTGAACCTCATGATCCCGAGCTGGGTCTTGCAGGTCTGCAGCAGGCAGGGCGGTGGTACGCGGCGGATCGCCCCCTCGATGACCCCGAGCTGAGCCCGGAACATGCCAATCTTGCCGGTATTGCGGCATTGAGCATTTTCATCGGCACGCGCGACATACTGCTCCCGGACGCACTCCTGCTGCATTTCAACGCCTGCACCGTAGGTACCACTTCCCGGCTCCAGATCTACGACGGCATGTTCCACAACTGGGCAATGAAGCCCATCCCTGAGGCTCACCGAGCCCGTAGACAGCTGATCGAATTCCTTGCCGAGAGCACTCGCGCGGCGGCATTGAGCGAAAAGGAGCAAACTCATCATGATCGTTCGGACAACCGAAGAGATCACCGGAACCGACCGACAGCGCGACACCGAGAACTGGACGTCGAAGCGGATCGTTCTCGCGGATGA
- a CDS encoding ectoine synthase, producing the protein MIVRTTEEITGTDRQRDTENWTSKRIVLADDGVGFSFHETTIHPGTETPLHYPDYIEAVWIVEGHGQLIDRDHGATHRLAPGTMYLLDKHDRHTIVADSRIRALCVFVPAVPPGSP; encoded by the coding sequence ATGATCGTTCGGACAACCGAAGAGATCACCGGAACCGACCGACAGCGCGACACCGAGAACTGGACGTCGAAGCGGATCGTTCTCGCGGATGACGGCGTGGGCTTCTCATTCCATGAGACGACGATTCATCCTGGCACCGAGACGCCGCTGCACTACCCCGACTACATCGAGGCCGTGTGGATCGTCGAGGGTCACGGACAACTGATCGATCGCGATCACGGCGCAACACATCGGCTTGCGCCGGGAACCATGTATCTGCTCGACAAGCATGACCGACACACCATCGTGGCCGACTCGCGTATTCGGGCACTTTGCGTCTTCGTGCCGGCGGTACCACCAGGGAGCCCATGA
- a CDS encoding PAS and ANTAR domain-containing protein — protein sequence MGTFQYFIDGQRWVWSDTIARIHGYQPGQVQPTTDLLLSHKHPDDRAKVAEILHRVQAGGPFSSRHRIIDTHGATHWVVVVGDQMMDDSGEVVGTEGFYIDVTDGLQSDITTETSRILKSRSIIDQAKGVLMVAYGIDDARAFEVLKLSSQLAQVKLATVARQFLDAIRSHGLPPETVRTIDRLLVQTRQSYQK from the coding sequence GTGGGCACATTCCAGTACTTCATCGACGGCCAGCGCTGGGTGTGGTCGGACACCATCGCGCGAATCCACGGCTATCAGCCAGGGCAAGTGCAGCCCACTACCGACTTGTTATTGAGCCATAAGCATCCCGACGACCGTGCCAAGGTTGCCGAAATCTTGCACCGCGTACAAGCTGGCGGGCCCTTCAGCAGCCGTCATCGCATCATCGACACTCACGGCGCCACCCACTGGGTTGTCGTGGTGGGCGACCAAATGATGGACGACAGCGGCGAGGTAGTAGGAACCGAGGGCTTTTATATTGACGTCACCGACGGCCTGCAGTCCGACATTACGACGGAAACTTCCAGGATTCTCAAATCCCGTTCCATCATCGATCAAGCCAAGGGGGTATTGATGGTGGCCTACGGGATCGACGATGCGCGGGCCTTCGAGGTTCTGAAGTTGAGCTCTCAGCTGGCTCAAGTCAAATTAGCCACTGTCGCAAGACAATTCCTCGATGCTATTCGGTCTCACGGGTTGCCGCCCGAGACGGTCCGGACCATCGATCGGCTGTTGGTTCAAACCCGTCAAAGCTATCAAAAATAG
- a CDS encoding cytochrome c oxidase assembly protein produces the protein MTFSSPTEPLAWATAWRAWHFDMAATVCAVLLVAGYAWPLSRARRHRSDTSAGWVSCFVIGIGCWVLASMSFVGVYAHTLFWIRALQVVLLLLVAPFFLTLGRPMTITRNALPQWALDGLSRAVPSTLARTMTHPLTTSLAMLATPWLLYLTPWYTASLTNGALGAATRIMLVLIGFSYFYARLQVDPVPRRYPQLISLLISVAETIGDGVLGLVLWQGPLVASTYYLALHRSWGPDLRTDQTIGAGILWILGDVLGLPFLVLLMRALSADDRAHAAQIDAELDRVGQSPSATATAPAQDLATSTLWWENDPQLRDRFGRH, from the coding sequence ATGACGTTCAGCTCGCCGACAGAGCCACTTGCCTGGGCGACAGCGTGGCGTGCATGGCATTTCGATATGGCAGCCACGGTATGCGCAGTCCTGCTCGTGGCCGGATACGCCTGGCCGCTGTCCCGTGCCCGCCGACACCGATCCGACACCAGCGCGGGCTGGGTGAGTTGTTTCGTCATCGGTATTGGATGCTGGGTCCTGGCGAGCATGAGCTTTGTCGGTGTCTATGCACACACGCTGTTTTGGATCCGGGCCTTGCAGGTTGTACTGCTGCTACTGGTCGCGCCATTCTTCCTCACACTTGGCCGGCCGATGACGATCACGCGGAATGCACTGCCGCAGTGGGCGCTGGACGGGTTGAGCCGCGCGGTACCGTCAACGCTGGCGAGGACTATGACCCACCCGCTGACAACATCCCTGGCGATGTTGGCCACGCCCTGGTTGCTATATCTGACGCCGTGGTACACAGCGTCACTCACCAATGGTGCGCTTGGCGCCGCGACGCGAATCATGTTGGTGTTGATCGGGTTTTCCTATTTCTATGCGCGGCTACAAGTGGACCCGGTGCCCCGACGGTACCCGCAGCTGATATCGCTGTTGATCAGTGTCGCCGAGACCATCGGTGACGGGGTGCTCGGTTTGGTGCTTTGGCAAGGCCCGCTGGTGGCGTCTACCTACTACCTCGCGCTACACCGCTCCTGGGGACCGGATCTGCGGACCGATCAGACGATCGGCGCCGGCATTCTCTGGATTCTCGGCGACGTCCTTGGGCTGCCGTTCCTGGTGCTGCTCATGCGCGCATTGTCCGCGGACGACAGGGCACACGCTGCACAGATTGATGCCGAACTCGACCGGGTGGGCCAATCCCCGTCCGCAACGGCCACCGCGCCCGCCCAGGATCTGGCCACATCCACGCTATGGTGGGAGAACGACCCGCAGCTGCGTGACCGGTTCGGACGGCACTGA